One Cytobacillus luteolus genomic window carries:
- the trxB gene encoding thioredoxin-disulfide reductase produces the protein MSEEKIYDVIIAGAGPAGMTAAVYTSRANLSTLMLERGVPGGQMANTEEVENYPGFDHILGPDLSTKMFEHAKKFGAEYAYGDIKEVIDGEEYKTVIAGSKQYKARAIIITTGAEYKKLGAPGEKELGGRGVSYCAVCDGAFFKGKELVVVGGGDSAVEEGVYLTRFATKVTIVHRRDELRAQKILQKRAFDNEKVDFIWNTTVKEIKDKDGKVGSVILTDAKTGEEREFSADGVFIYVGMVPLSKPFEGLGITNANGYIETNDQMETRVEGIFAAGDIREKTLRQIVTATGDGSIAAQSAQHYIESLMEKLKERQ, from the coding sequence ATGTCTGAAGAAAAAATTTATGATGTTATCATTGCAGGTGCTGGTCCTGCTGGTATGACTGCTGCTGTTTATACATCTCGTGCGAATCTTTCTACCCTAATGCTTGAACGTGGAGTACCTGGTGGACAAATGGCAAATACAGAGGAAGTAGAAAACTACCCTGGGTTTGATCATATCTTAGGTCCTGATCTTTCCACAAAAATGTTTGAGCATGCGAAGAAGTTTGGTGCTGAATATGCATACGGAGATATTAAGGAAGTTATTGATGGAGAAGAATATAAAACAGTTATTGCTGGAAGTAAACAATATAAAGCACGCGCTATAATTATCACAACAGGTGCTGAGTATAAAAAGCTAGGTGCACCAGGTGAAAAAGAACTTGGCGGACGCGGTGTTTCTTACTGTGCAGTTTGTGATGGGGCATTCTTTAAAGGAAAAGAACTAGTCGTTGTTGGTGGAGGAGACTCTGCGGTTGAGGAAGGTGTTTACCTAACTCGTTTTGCGACAAAAGTAACAATTGTTCACCGTCGTGATGAACTACGCGCTCAGAAGATTCTTCAAAAACGAGCATTTGACAATGAAAAAGTTGATTTTATTTGGAATACAACAGTGAAAGAAATCAAAGATAAAGATGGAAAAGTCGGTAGCGTTATTTTAACAGATGCTAAAACTGGAGAAGAACGAGAATTTAGCGCAGATGGTGTTTTTATCTACGTTGGAATGGTTCCACTTTCTAAGCCATTCGAAGGTCTTGGAATTACAAATGCAAACGGTTATATCGAGACAAACGACCAAATGGAAACAAGAGTCGAAGGAATTTTTGCAGCAGGAGACATCCGCGAAAAAACACTTCGCCAAATCGTAACCGCAACAGGCGACGGAAGCATCGCAGCCCAAAGCGCCCAACACTATATCGAATCACTAATGGAAAAACTAAAAGAGCGTCAATAA
- a CDS encoding 8-oxo-dGTP diphosphatase, which translates to MQRVTNCVLVKDNKVLLLQKPSRGWWVAPGGKMEQGESVKDSCVREYREETGIYLKNPTIKGIFTFIIKDQEEIVSEWMMFTFYASEYDGENVDESEEGKVSWHEIDKVSDLPMAPGDFHIIDYLIKGSGTIYGTFTYTPNFELLAYRLDPS; encoded by the coding sequence GTGCAAAGGGTGACTAACTGCGTTCTTGTGAAAGACAATAAAGTTCTTCTACTTCAAAAACCAAGCAGAGGCTGGTGGGTAGCACCGGGTGGGAAAATGGAGCAAGGAGAATCTGTTAAAGATTCGTGTGTAAGAGAATATCGAGAAGAAACAGGAATATATTTAAAAAATCCTACAATAAAGGGGATTTTTACTTTTATTATTAAAGACCAAGAGGAAATCGTTTCCGAATGGATGATGTTCACTTTCTATGCATCAGAATATGATGGGGAAAATGTGGATGAATCTGAAGAGGGAAAGGTTTCTTGGCATGAAATTGATAAGGTGAGCGATCTTCCGATGGCACCAGGTGATTTTCATATCATTGACTACTTAATTAAGGGGAGTGGTACGATTTACGGAACCTTTACTTATACCCCCAATTTTGAACTACTTGCCTATCGCTTAGATCCTAGTTAA
- the rapZ gene encoding RNase adapter RapZ, whose translation MSTGSTSDIQLVIITGMSGAGKTVAIQSFEDLGYFCVDNLPPSLLPKFLELMKESGSKMNKVALVMDLRGREFFESLFEALDDITEKSWITPQILFLDAKDSILVSRYKETRRSHPLANNGSPLTGIENEREVLEELKGRAQLIYDTSNLKPRELREKILKQFSTHSSQTFSVNVFSFGFKYGIPIDADLVFDVRFLPNPHYIDTLRPKTGLDEEVSSYVLKWGETQKFAEKLIDLLAFMLPYYKREGKSQLVIAIGCTGGQHRSVTLAEYLGKYFSNEYKTIVSHRDIDKRKE comes from the coding sequence ATGAGTACAGGTTCTACAAGTGATATTCAATTAGTGATAATCACAGGAATGTCCGGGGCTGGAAAAACAGTTGCTATTCAAAGTTTTGAAGACCTTGGCTACTTTTGTGTAGATAATTTACCACCTTCTTTACTTCCTAAGTTTTTAGAGCTTATGAAAGAGTCAGGAAGTAAAATGAATAAAGTAGCATTAGTGATGGACTTGCGTGGAAGAGAATTCTTTGAGAGTCTTTTTGAAGCACTAGATGATATCACTGAAAAATCATGGATTACCCCACAGATCCTATTTTTGGATGCAAAAGACTCTATTTTAGTAAGTCGTTATAAAGAAACTCGTCGCTCTCACCCGTTGGCAAATAACGGTTCACCACTAACAGGAATTGAGAATGAGAGAGAAGTTCTTGAGGAGTTAAAGGGTAGAGCACAATTAATATATGATACGTCTAACCTAAAACCAAGAGAGCTACGTGAGAAAATTCTTAAGCAGTTTTCAACACATTCTTCTCAGACTTTCTCGGTGAATGTCTTTTCATTTGGATTTAAATATGGCATTCCTATTGATGCCGACCTAGTTTTCGATGTGAGATTTTTACCGAATCCTCACTATATCGATACACTTAGACCGAAAACAGGACTTGATGAAGAAGTATCATCTTATGTTTTAAAATGGGGAGAAACTCAAAAATTTGCTGAAAAATTAATTGATTTATTGGCCTTTATGCTTCCTTACTACAAGCGAGAAGGAAAGAGTCAGTTAGTTATCGCAATAGGTTGCACTGGTGGACAGCACCGCTCTGTAACACTTGCTGAATATCTCGGTAAATATTTTTCGAATGAATACAAAACCATTGTCTCTCATCGCGATATTGATAAGAGGAAGGAATAG